A single genomic interval of Pyrus communis chromosome 7, drPyrComm1.1, whole genome shotgun sequence harbors:
- the LOC137739868 gene encoding GDSL lipase-like: MASLRLRISILAVCTCLVIQCSCYGHSVLQKKHAALFIFGDSFYDPGNNNYINTTTDFQANWFPYGETFFKYPTGRFCDGRLIPDFLAQYAKLPIIPAYLQPGLNNYTNGVNFASGGAGALVESHQGLVIDLKTQISQFRMVEKLLRHKQGDAEAYTVLSKAVYIISIGANDYISPLASNFSNEEYVGLVIGNLTIWIKEIYKKGGRKFGFSTLPPLNEIPSLRVHKPGDTSPSAEEVIPLVKLHNKALGKLLPKLKRELEGFKYSTIDLHTYLKQIINRPSKYGFGEGKTACCGSGPYGAIDSCGGKRGVTKYQLCDNVAEYVFFDSFHPTEKVYRKLSKLWWRHNLKELFEV, encoded by the exons ATGGCATCTTTGAGGTTAAGAATTTCTATCCTGGCTGTCTGTACTTGCCTAGTTATTCAGTGCAGCTGCTATGGCCATTCTGTGCTTCAGAAAAAGCATGCAGCCCTATTCATCTTTGGTGATTCATTTTATGATCCTGGAAATAATAACTACATAAACACCACCACTGATTTCCAGGCCAATTGGTTCCCATATGGTGAGACCTTCTTCAAGTATCCAACTGGCAGATTTTGCGATGGACGTTTAATCCCAGATTTTCTTG CTCAGTATGCCAAGTTACCAATTATACCAGCATATTTACAACCTGGGTTGAACAACTATACTAATGGGGTGAACTTTGCTTCTGGCGGAGCTGGTGCTCTAGTTGAAAGTCATCAGGGACTT GTGATAGACCTTAAAACTCAAATAAGTCAATTCAGGATGGTGGAGAAGTTGTTGAGGCACAAACAAGGTGATGCAGAAGCCTACACAGTGCTCTCCAAAGCTGTTTACATAATTAGCATTGGAGCCAATGACTATATTTCGCCATTAGCATCCAATTTTAGCAATGAAGAATATGTTGGCTTGGTTATTGGCAACCTGACAATTTGGATCAAA GAAATATACaagaaaggaggaaggaaatttGGATTTTCAACCTTGCCGCCTCTCAATGAAATACCGAGCCTGAGAGTACATAAACCAGGGGACACAAGCCCCTCAGCGGAAGAAGTTATACCACTAGTGAAACTACACAATAAAGCACTTGGAAAACTGCTCCCAAAGCTGAAGAGAGAGCTCGAGGGATTCAAAtactcaaccattgatctccaTACATAcctaaaacaaattataaatcGCCCATCAAAATATG GCTTCGGTGAAGGAAAGACGGCATGTTGTGGCTCTGGTCCATACGGAGCAATTGATTCTTGTGGAGGGAAGAGAGGAGTGACTAAGTATCAGTTGTGTGACAATGTTGCTGAATACGTATTTTTCGACTCTTTCCATCCAACCGAAAAGGTTTACAGGAAACTATCCAAGTTATGGTGGAGGCATAACTTGAAGGAGCTATTTGAAGTTTAG
- the LOC137740549 gene encoding uncharacterized protein, translating into MTIWYEILVADNEVSKYLQSKDMLIDVAIQQVQGLIIYFEKYRETGFAEAMINAKKLAIEMEIDPMFPEKRQVCRKRHFDENEGESSQPTEQSALYIIDQTIGSLKRRFEEYQVYDDIFGFLFTSEWLNSIDNDKLKDCCDRLQNFLKKYELFDVDGDALLVKLKFLRERLPKEIKTPIDILNYLKSDAEIIRTQIKPSFCQVVV; encoded by the coding sequence ATGACAATTTGGTATGAAATATTGGTTGCTGATAATGAGGTCAGCAAATATTTGCAATCTAAAGACATGCTTATTGATGTTGCTATACAACAAGTACAAGGATTGATCATTTATTTTGAAAAGTACAGAGAAACTGGGTTTGCGGAGGCTATGATTAATGCTAAAAAACTTGCTATTGAAATGGAAATTGATCCCATGTTTCCAGAAAAGCGTCAAGTTTGTAGAAAAAGACATTTTGATGAGAATGAAGGTGAATCATCCCAACCAACTGAACAATCAGCATTGTACATAATAGATCAAACTATTGGTTCACTGAAGAGAAGGTTTGAAGAATATCAAGTGTATGATGATAtatttgggtttttgttcaCTTCAGAATGGTTGAATTCGATAGACAATGATAAATTGAAAGATTGTTGTGATCGGCTTCAAAACTTTCTCAAGAAATATGAACTCTTTGATGTTGATGGGGATGCATTATTAGTAAAGTTGAAGTTTTTACGAGAGCGTTTGccaaaagaaataaagacaccgattGACATATTGAACTACTTGAAGAGTGATGCGgaaattatacgcacacaaattaaaccctctttttgtcaagttgtagtatag
- the LOC137740547 gene encoding uncharacterized protein, with the protein MDDLITEQQDDNEKLVDDLGNDEIDDDLDENDNHEDALIVTDQPSESIPSNIYDPQIWDSLDPKWIDLLAEKGPARDLSIKKGPKDQFNMRFNVAFYTRYLSNGEKHDRDWLVYSNDVDTFVVNCSRKGLSKVN; encoded by the coding sequence ATGGATGATTTAATTACGGAACAACAGGATGACAATGAGAAATTAGTTGATGATTTGGGCAATGATGAAATTGATGATGACCTTGATGAGAATGATAATCATGAGGATGCTCTTATTGTCACTGATCAACCAAGTGAGTCCATTCCCTCAAACATTTATGATCCTCAAATTTGGGATAGTCTTGATCCCAAATGGATTGATTTGTTGGCAGAAAAAGGTCCTGCGAGAGATCTATCAATTAAGAAAGGTCCTAAAGATCAGTTTAATATGCGTTTTAATGTAGCCTTTTACACTCGATACTTATCCAATGGAGAGAAACATGATAGAGATTGGCTAGTCTATTCAAATGATGTTGATACTTTTGTTGTAAATTGTTCAAGAAAGGGCCTCTCAAAGGTGAATTAG